In Ostrea edulis chromosome 4, xbOstEdul1.1, whole genome shotgun sequence, a single window of DNA contains:
- the LOC125670679 gene encoding ras-related protein Rap-2a-like translates to MVDSEHRNRIVFLGAGGVGKSSILKRFLNGDYSDDYEETVEDLYPAEYDVRDAHLLVDFLDTAGNIAFPAMRRLSIANAQAFVLVYSITDISTFEEVKQLWEQIKEVRSTYETIPCVIVGNKLDLENNRQVEKFDALNWAYNDNLGSAFVEVSAKDDECIKDIFKMLLDQIKTPRSLHPDKFMIRRSSTNSIEPVVHEETEADDLKMQRSRSLIRRGSKPKMKRSSRGNKNDCSVS, encoded by the coding sequence ATGGTGGACTCGGAACACAGGAATAGGATTGTATTCCTGGGAGCAGGAGGGGTAGGTAAGAGTTCCATTCTCAAGAGGTTCCTGAACGGAGATTACTCCGACGACTACGAGGAAACGGTCGAGGACCTCTACCcagctgaatatgacgtcagaGACGCACATCTTTTAGTGGACTTTCTGGACACAGCGGGAAACATCGCTTTTCCCGCCATGCGCAGACTCTCGATTGCTAATGCCCAAGCCTTTGTTCTTGTGTACTCTATAACAGACATTTCAACGTTTGAGGAAGTTAAGCAACTTTGGGAACAAATCAAAGAGGTGAGAAGCACGTATGAGACAATTCCTTGTGTTATTGTAGGCAACAAGCTAGACCTGGAGAACAACCGCCAGGTGGAAAAGTTTGATGCATTAAACTGGGCCTACAATGACAATCTGGGCAGCGCATTTGTTGAAGTCTCGGCCAAAGATGATGAGTgcattaaagatattttcaaaatgcTTCTGGACCAAATAAAGACGCCCCGCTCTCTGCACCCCGACAAGTTCATGATTCGGCGCTCCAGTACAAATTCTATCGAGCCCGTGGTCCACGAAGAGACCGAAGCAGACGACCTCAAAATGCAACGAAGCCGCAGCCTTATACGACGAGGAAGCAAGCCAAAAATGAAACGATCGTCGCGGGGAAATAAGAATGACTGTTCGGTATCTTAG